One part of the Mesorhizobium sp. M4B.F.Ca.ET.058.02.1.1 genome encodes these proteins:
- a CDS encoding imelysin family protein, which translates to MSKRLAFALLFPLALFGVSPASAEVKASAVIQRAIDGFIRPAYASLHDHAGSLTKAMRTLCNAPSQGSLEAARVEFSATVEAWSSAEIIAFGPIKENNRLERMLYWPDRKGIGLKQVQAALAGKDPTATDPAQLADKSVAMQGLGALEFVLYGDGADALAGKDDPYRCGYGAAVAGNIETMAAEVDVAWKKPDGFAALWANPGPQNALYRDGTEAVTELVGVFINELEMVRDVRLKGFLGGKPDGDKPRQAIYWRSQNTTNSLAGNLSGIDALFVASKLGDALPADAQWMAESIHIQLANGVATAKSVTGPIDKALADPELRDKLDHFALITSSLTTLIGTRLTAEFGLTAGFSSLDGD; encoded by the coding sequence ATGTCGAAGCGTCTTGCGTTTGCTCTCCTCTTTCCCCTGGCGCTGTTTGGCGTTTCCCCGGCATCGGCTGAGGTGAAGGCTTCCGCTGTCATCCAGCGGGCGATCGATGGCTTTATCCGCCCTGCCTATGCCAGCCTGCACGACCATGCCGGCAGCTTGACCAAGGCCATGCGGACGCTGTGCAATGCGCCGTCGCAAGGCAGCCTCGAGGCGGCGCGTGTCGAGTTCTCGGCCACGGTCGAGGCCTGGTCATCGGCTGAAATCATCGCTTTCGGGCCGATCAAGGAGAACAACCGGCTGGAGCGCATGCTCTACTGGCCGGACCGCAAGGGTATCGGCCTGAAGCAGGTGCAGGCGGCATTGGCCGGCAAGGACCCGACCGCCACCGATCCGGCGCAACTGGCGGACAAGAGCGTCGCCATGCAAGGGCTCGGCGCGCTCGAGTTCGTGCTTTACGGCGACGGCGCCGACGCCCTTGCCGGCAAGGACGATCCCTATCGCTGCGGCTACGGCGCGGCCGTCGCCGGCAATATCGAAACGATGGCCGCCGAGGTTGATGTGGCGTGGAAGAAGCCGGACGGATTTGCCGCGCTCTGGGCCAACCCGGGACCGCAGAACGCGCTCTACCGCGACGGCACCGAAGCGGTGACCGAGCTGGTCGGCGTCTTCATCAACGAGCTGGAGATGGTCCGCGACGTGCGCCTCAAAGGGTTCCTGGGCGGCAAGCCGGACGGCGACAAGCCCAGGCAGGCGATCTATTGGCGCTCGCAAAACACGACGAATTCCCTGGCCGGCAATCTCTCCGGTATCGATGCGCTGTTCGTGGCTTCGAAGCTTGGCGATGCGCTTCCGGCCGATGCGCAATGGATGGCCGAGTCCATCCACATCCAGCTCGCCAATGGTGTTGCGACCGCCAAATCCGTCACCGGTCCGATCGACAAGGCGCTCGCCGATCCGGAGCTGCGAGACAAGCTTGATCATTTCGCGCTGATCACCTCGAGCCTGACGACCTTGATCGGCACTAGGCTGACCGCCGAATTCGGCCTGACCGCCGGCTTCTCCTCGCTGGATGGGGACTGA
- a CDS encoding di-heme oxidoredictase family protein → MRRRLDFLRRSRRAEGSPSSPSRESSLAWLVRGLSLISVMATASALAGDPLPADLAATRSDLTPKDLARVIAVTRPTADFSKPESFELIQGGAGTSRKDVSRDAFSQPAANITFEEEGNFKLGNALFRKNWVSSPSSTQASDGLGPLFNERACQNCHLKDGRGRPPAGGAGATSMFLRLARDASSEQEKAELAGHKLLNFPDPVYGSQLQELAVPGLKGEGRMRVGYQEEKVTLADGSVVSLRKPSYSVEGLAYGPLDPRTTLSPRLTPPMIGLGLIEQIAPADILAHVDPDDRDGDGIFGRPNIVRDELSGEVTLGRFGWKAQTASIREQAAEAFAGDIGISTPEAPKHWGDCTEAEKACLAMPNGVQQRLGPVEAPPPVMDLVTFYSQNLAVPARRDIDNRQVLAGKKQFYEMGCISCHTPKFVTLRGTPNKAQAFQLIWPYSDFLLHDMGPGLADGQSVGDATGSEWRTPPLWGIGLTGTVNGNMFFLHDGRARTLAEAILWHGGEGQKARDRFAAADAADRDALVKFLESL, encoded by the coding sequence ATGCGGCGCCGCCTAGATTTCCTGCGCCGCTCGCGGCGGGCCGAAGGCTCGCCTTCCTCGCCTTCCAGGGAAAGCTCGCTGGCCTGGCTGGTTCGCGGGCTTTCTCTCATTTCCGTGATGGCCACCGCTTCAGCGCTGGCTGGAGACCCGCTGCCCGCAGACCTTGCCGCCACGCGCAGCGATCTGACGCCAAAGGACCTGGCGCGCGTCATCGCCGTCACCAGGCCAACCGCGGACTTCTCCAAACCCGAGTCATTCGAGCTGATACAGGGTGGCGCCGGCACCTCGCGCAAGGACGTCAGCCGCGACGCCTTCTCCCAGCCCGCCGCCAACATCACCTTCGAGGAGGAGGGCAACTTCAAGCTCGGCAATGCGCTTTTCCGCAAGAACTGGGTCTCCTCGCCGTCCTCGACGCAGGCATCGGACGGTCTTGGGCCGCTGTTCAACGAGCGCGCCTGCCAGAATTGCCATCTGAAGGACGGCCGCGGCCGCCCGCCGGCAGGTGGCGCCGGCGCCACCTCGATGTTCCTGCGCCTGGCGCGCGATGCAAGCAGCGAGCAAGAGAAAGCCGAGCTTGCCGGTCACAAGCTGCTGAACTTCCCCGATCCGGTCTACGGCTCGCAATTGCAGGAGCTGGCGGTTCCTGGCCTCAAGGGCGAAGGCCGCATGCGCGTTGGCTACCAGGAAGAGAAAGTGACGCTCGCCGACGGCTCCGTCGTCTCGCTGCGCAAGCCGAGCTATTCCGTCGAAGGGCTGGCGTATGGTCCGCTCGATCCGCGCACCACGCTGTCGCCGCGGCTGACGCCGCCGATGATCGGCCTTGGCCTGATCGAGCAGATCGCGCCCGCCGACATCCTCGCCCATGTCGATCCGGACGATCGCGACGGCGACGGCATCTTCGGTCGGCCGAATATTGTGCGTGATGAGTTGAGCGGCGAGGTGACTTTGGGCCGCTTCGGCTGGAAGGCGCAGACCGCGTCGATCCGCGAGCAGGCGGCGGAGGCCTTTGCCGGCGACATCGGCATCTCGACGCCGGAGGCGCCGAAACATTGGGGCGACTGCACGGAGGCCGAAAAGGCCTGCCTTGCCATGCCGAACGGCGTGCAGCAGCGGCTCGGCCCGGTCGAGGCGCCGCCGCCGGTCATGGATCTCGTCACCTTCTATTCGCAGAACCTTGCCGTGCCGGCCCGGCGTGACATCGATAACCGCCAGGTGCTGGCAGGCAAGAAGCAGTTCTACGAGATGGGCTGCATTTCCTGCCATACGCCGAAATTCGTCACCTTGCGCGGCACGCCCAACAAGGCGCAGGCCTTCCAGTTGATCTGGCCCTATTCCGACTTCCTGCTGCATGACATGGGGCCGGGCCTCGCCGATGGACAGTCTGTCGGCGACGCGACCGGCAGCGAATGGCGCACGCCGCCGCTGTGGGGCATCGGCCTGACCGGGACGGTCAACGGCAATATGTTCTTCCTGCATGACGGGCGCGCCCGCACCCTCGCCGAGGCGATCCTGTGGCATGGCGGCGAGGGGCAGAAGGCGCGCGACCGCTTTGCCGCCGCCGATGCTGCCGATCGCGATGCGCTGGTCAAATTCCTGGAGTCCCTGTGA
- the bfr gene encoding bacterioferritin, giving the protein MKGEPQVIERLNEALFLELGAVNQYWVHYRLLEDWGYTKLAKKERAESIEEMQHADRLVARIIFLEGHPNLQSVAPLRIGQNVKEVLESDLAGEYDARTAYKRSREICQEAGDYVSMKLFEELLADEEGHIDFLETQLDLLASIGEEKYGQLNADSANEAE; this is encoded by the coding sequence ATGAAAGGCGAACCGCAGGTCATCGAGCGGCTTAACGAGGCCCTGTTTCTGGAGCTGGGGGCCGTCAATCAGTACTGGGTCCACTATCGCCTGCTCGAAGACTGGGGCTACACCAAGCTGGCGAAGAAGGAACGGGCGGAATCGATCGAGGAAATGCAGCATGCAGACCGGCTCGTTGCCCGCATCATCTTCCTTGAGGGGCATCCGAACCTGCAGTCCGTGGCGCCGCTGCGCATCGGCCAGAACGTGAAGGAAGTGCTCGAATCCGATCTTGCCGGCGAGTATGACGCGCGCACCGCCTATAAGCGCTCGCGCGAGATCTGCCAGGAGGCCGGCGACTACGTGTCGATGAAACTGTTCGAGGAACTGCTTGCCGACGAGGAAGGTCACATCGACTTCCTCGAGACGCAGCTCGACCTGCTCGCCTCGATCGGCGAGGAGAAATACGGCCAGCTCAATGCCGACTCGGCCAACGAGGCGGAGTAA
- a CDS encoding (2Fe-2S)-binding protein yields MLICHCNIITEKEIEQTIVGLLDEDPWQLIVPAKVYHAMRKRGRCCGCFPNVVETIIRVTEHYHARSEASGADIVSHLDRVRGLRGQYGSRTHERRTAGHRAA; encoded by the coding sequence ATGCTGATCTGCCATTGCAACATCATCACCGAGAAGGAGATCGAGCAGACGATCGTAGGGCTGCTGGATGAGGATCCCTGGCAGCTCATCGTGCCGGCCAAGGTCTATCATGCCATGCGCAAGCGCGGTCGCTGTTGCGGCTGCTTCCCAAATGTGGTGGAAACGATCATTCGGGTCACCGAGCACTACCACGCCCGCTCTGAGGCGAGCGGCGCCGACATCGTTTCACACCTGGACCGCGTCAGAGGCTTGCGCGGCCAATACGGGAGCAGAACCCATGAAAGGCGAACCGCAGGTCATCGAGCGGCTTAA
- a CDS encoding imelysin family protein, with product MTARNGGRLAAICATAALTAAVFVLPAKAETDAKAVIKTYADIALAKYEDSLTTAQALDKAVDALLAKPSADTLNAAREAWKASRVPYQQTEVYRFGNKIVDDWEGKVNSWPLDEGLIDYVAKSYGSESDTNSLYTANVIANKEIEINGKKVDASKLSPEFLSGTLQEAGGVEANVATGYHAIEFLLWGQDLHGTGPGAGERPYTDYDLANCTGGNCDRRAEYLKSASDLLVSDLREMVNNWKEDGAARKNLVDGDANAGISTIFTGMGSLSYGELAGERMKLGLLLHDPEEEHDCFSDNTYNSHLYDAVGIRAAYHASYTRLDGTVVSGPSVSDMVKVADPAIDKELSDKLDASVAKMEAIKARALAGEAYDQQIAEGNTEGNATVQAAIDALIDQTKSIERAVGSLKLNSIAFEGSDSLDAPDKVFK from the coding sequence ATGACAGCACGTAATGGCGGCAGGCTCGCTGCGATCTGCGCGACTGCCGCGCTGACGGCGGCGGTGTTTGTGCTGCCGGCCAAGGCCGAAACCGACGCCAAGGCGGTCATCAAGACCTATGCCGACATCGCACTCGCCAAATACGAGGATTCGCTAACCACGGCGCAGGCCCTCGACAAGGCCGTCGACGCGCTGCTCGCCAAGCCCTCGGCGGACACGCTGAACGCCGCTCGGGAAGCCTGGAAGGCATCGCGCGTTCCCTACCAGCAGACCGAGGTCTACCGCTTCGGCAACAAGATCGTCGACGACTGGGAAGGCAAGGTGAATTCCTGGCCGCTGGACGAAGGCCTGATCGACTATGTCGCCAAGAGCTACGGCAGTGAGTCCGACACCAATTCGCTCTACACCGCCAATGTGATCGCCAACAAGGAGATCGAGATCAACGGCAAGAAGGTCGACGCCTCGAAGCTGTCGCCAGAATTCCTTTCCGGCACGCTGCAGGAGGCCGGCGGCGTCGAGGCCAATGTCGCGACCGGCTATCACGCCATCGAGTTCCTGCTCTGGGGCCAGGACCTGCACGGCACCGGTCCCGGCGCCGGCGAGCGGCCCTACACGGACTATGACCTCGCCAACTGCACCGGCGGCAATTGCGACCGCCGCGCCGAATATCTGAAGTCGGCGAGCGACCTTTTGGTTTCCGACCTGCGGGAGATGGTCAACAACTGGAAGGAAGACGGCGCCGCCCGCAAGAACTTGGTCGATGGCGACGCCAACGCCGGCATTTCGACCATCTTCACCGGCATGGGTTCCCTGTCCTATGGCGAACTCGCCGGCGAGCGCATGAAGCTCGGCCTGCTGCTGCATGATCCGGAAGAGGAGCACGACTGCTTTTCGGACAACACCTACAACTCGCACCTCTATGACGCCGTCGGCATCCGCGCCGCCTACCACGCCAGCTACACGCGCCTCGACGGCACGGTCGTTTCCGGACCTTCGGTATCGGACATGGTCAAGGTCGCCGACCCGGCGATCGACAAGGAGCTGTCTGATAAGCTCGATGCCTCCGTCGCCAAGATGGAAGCGATCAAGGCGCGCGCGCTGGCCGGCGAGGCCTATGACCAGCAGATCGCCGAGGGCAACACCGAAGGCAACGCCACCGTGCAGGCGGCGATCGATGCGCTGATCGACCAGACCAAGTCGATCGAGCGCGCCGTCGGCTCGCTGAAGCTCAACAGCATCGCCTTCGAAGGCTCCGACAGCCTCGACGCGCCGGACAAGGTATTCAAGTAA
- a CDS encoding FAD-dependent oxidoreductase — MKNGVVIVGAGHAGVQAAASLREEGYNGPVILIGDESELPYHKPPLSKTFIKDPDAKPQPLRGEAFYSGSAIDYRPGVRIEAIEAGAHRLRVSGGGSLAFDHLVLATGARPRLLKLQGSELSGVVSLRSLADARLIRELSAQCEDVVILGGGFIGLEIAATLRAAGRNVAVVEAVDRLLGRAVAPVIASHVRQRLEAIGVRIHTGTTVVGLEGKGGRVSAAITSGGERLPAQMVIIGIGVVPNVELAETAGITVANGIRVDQQMRSSAPDILAIGDAASYRHWFTGADVRLESVQNATDQARLAARTILGHADAYSAVPWFWSDIGDMKLQMVGLTSGGDSHVVAGDLTENKFSIYHYAGSRLLGIESVNRPGDHMLGRKMLGAGFSPTPQAVAGGPDALKAALAAFQEEPARATG; from the coding sequence ATGAAGAACGGGGTGGTCATTGTCGGTGCGGGTCACGCTGGCGTGCAGGCGGCGGCGAGCCTGCGCGAGGAGGGTTACAACGGCCCGGTCATCCTGATTGGCGACGAGAGCGAACTGCCCTACCACAAGCCGCCGCTTTCGAAGACCTTCATCAAGGACCCGGACGCAAAGCCGCAGCCCCTGCGCGGCGAAGCCTTCTATTCAGGCAGCGCCATCGACTACCGGCCGGGCGTCCGCATCGAGGCCATCGAAGCCGGCGCCCACAGGCTGAGGGTATCGGGCGGCGGATCGCTCGCCTTCGATCACCTTGTCCTGGCGACCGGCGCCCGGCCGCGCCTGCTCAAGCTGCAGGGCTCGGAGCTCTCCGGCGTGGTGTCGCTGCGATCGCTCGCCGATGCGCGGCTGATCCGCGAGCTCAGCGCCCAATGCGAGGATGTCGTCATCCTCGGCGGCGGCTTCATCGGGCTCGAGATCGCCGCGACGCTGCGCGCGGCCGGGCGCAATGTCGCTGTGGTCGAAGCCGTCGACCGGCTGCTCGGGCGGGCGGTGGCGCCGGTCATCGCCAGCCATGTCAGGCAGCGCCTGGAAGCGATCGGCGTGCGGATCCATACCGGCACCACCGTTGTCGGCCTGGAGGGCAAAGGCGGCCGGGTCTCGGCCGCGATCACCTCCGGCGGCGAAAGGCTGCCGGCACAGATGGTCATCATCGGCATCGGCGTGGTGCCCAATGTCGAACTGGCCGAGACCGCCGGCATCACGGTCGCCAACGGCATCCGCGTCGACCAGCAGATGCGCAGCTCGGCGCCGGATATCCTCGCCATCGGCGATGCGGCGTCCTACCGGCACTGGTTCACCGGCGCCGATGTGCGGCTGGAATCGGTGCAGAACGCCACCGACCAGGCGCGGCTCGCCGCGCGCACCATCCTTGGCCATGCCGACGCCTATTCGGCAGTGCCGTGGTTCTGGTCGGATATCGGCGACATGAAGCTGCAGATGGTCGGACTGACCTCGGGCGGCGACAGCCATGTCGTGGCGGGCGACCTCACCGAGAACAAGTTCTCGATCTATCACTATGCGGGCAGCCGGCTGCTCGGCATCGAATCCGTCAACCGCCCCGGCGATCATATGCTCGGCCGCAAGATGCTCGGCGCCGGCTTCTCGCCGACGCCGCAGGCCGTTGCCGGCGGGCCCGATGCGCTGAAGGCGGCGCTGGCCGCGTTTCAGGAAGAGCCCGCCAGGGCAACCGGTTAG
- a CDS encoding 4-aminobutyrate--2-oxoglutarate transaminase: MKNSAISERKNQSISRGVGMTTQIYADRAENSEIWDVEGRRYIDFASGIAVVNTGHRHPKVIEAVKAQLDRFTHTCHQVVPYESYVRLAERLNGLLPGKFDKKTIFVTTGAEAVENAVKIARNATGRPAVIAFSGGFHGRTFMGMALTGKVVPYKVGFGAMPADVFHAPFPVALHGVTVADSLAALDRLFKADVDPARVAAIIVEPVQGEGGFYEAPRDFMTALRKVCDQHGILLIADEVQTGFARTGKMFAMEHHDVAPDLTTMAKSLAGGFPLSAVTGRAEIMDAPGPGGLGGTYGGSPIGVAAANAVLDVIEEEKLCDRANALGSRLKQRLQSIREDVPEIVDIRGPGFMNAVEFNDVKKGLPSAEIANAVRLKALDKGLVLLTCGVYGNVIRFLSPITIQDSVMNEALDILESSIREARVA; encoded by the coding sequence ATGAAGAATTCAGCCATTTCCGAACGCAAGAACCAGTCGATCTCGCGCGGCGTCGGCATGACCACGCAGATCTATGCCGATCGCGCCGAGAACTCGGAAATCTGGGATGTCGAGGGCCGCCGCTACATCGACTTCGCGTCCGGCATCGCCGTCGTCAACACCGGCCACCGCCATCCCAAGGTGATCGAGGCGGTCAAGGCGCAACTCGATCGCTTCACCCACACCTGCCATCAGGTCGTGCCCTATGAGAGCTATGTCAGGCTGGCCGAGCGTCTGAATGGCCTGCTGCCCGGCAAGTTCGACAAGAAGACGATCTTCGTCACCACCGGCGCAGAGGCGGTGGAGAACGCCGTCAAGATTGCCCGCAACGCCACCGGCCGCCCGGCCGTCATCGCCTTTTCCGGCGGCTTCCACGGCCGCACCTTCATGGGCATGGCGCTGACCGGCAAGGTGGTGCCCTATAAGGTCGGCTTCGGCGCCATGCCGGCCGATGTCTTCCACGCGCCGTTCCCGGTGGCGCTGCATGGCGTAACGGTCGCCGATTCGCTCGCCGCCCTCGACAGGCTGTTCAAGGCCGACGTCGATCCCGCCCGCGTCGCCGCCATCATCGTCGAACCGGTGCAGGGCGAGGGCGGCTTCTATGAGGCGCCGCGCGATTTCATGACTGCGCTGCGCAAGGTCTGCGACCAGCATGGCATTTTGCTGATCGCCGACGAGGTGCAGACCGGCTTTGCCCGCACCGGCAAGATGTTCGCCATGGAGCATCATGACGTCGCGCCCGACCTTACCACCATGGCCAAGAGCCTGGCCGGTGGCTTCCCGCTGTCGGCGGTCACTGGACGCGCCGAGATCATGGATGCGCCCGGCCCTGGCGGACTTGGCGGCACCTATGGCGGCAGCCCGATCGGCGTCGCCGCGGCCAACGCCGTGCTCGACGTCATCGAGGAGGAAAAGCTCTGCGACCGCGCCAATGCGCTGGGCAGCAGGCTGAAACAGCGACTGCAGTCGATCCGCGAGGACGTGCCGGAGATCGTCGACATCAGGGGTCCCGGCTTCATGAACGCGGTCGAGTTCAACGATGTGAAAAAGGGCCTGCCCTCGGCGGAAATCGCCAATGCCGTGCGCCTCAAGGCGCTCGACAAGGGCCTGGTCCTGCTGACCTGCGGCGTCTACGGCAACGTCATCCGCTTCCTGTCGCCGATCACCATCCAGGACAGCGTCATGAACGAGGCACTGGACATTCTGGAAAGCTCGATCCGCGAGGCACGTGTCGCCTAA
- a CDS encoding efflux RND transporter periplasmic adaptor subunit produces MSRNATPSAPTLPVNAFNLLSFPGSTMLVCALAGLALAGCQKQEAAAKKLPIMVRAETVRIADYAPRTSLTGVIAARTLNNLSFRVGGRIAERLVDVGQHVDKDAVLARIDPQEQESDLRSAQADLDAAQAQLTQAAAAFERQKILLGQGFTTRRDYDTADQTLKVAQGSVNAAQSAFANAKENLSFTELKAGAAGFITARQVEAGQVVQAAQTVFTIAEDGDRDAVFNVQETLVARTPQTPAVTITLLSDPQVRAMGKVREISPAVDPASGSIRVKVAIPDTPAAMPLGAAVIGSASAKPIKAILLPWQALTSTDGKPAVWVVDPSSKAAATTPVEVLAYDSGVVVISRGLEAGQSVVTNGGQLLSPGQAIEIAGAGQ; encoded by the coding sequence ATGAGCAGGAACGCGACACCTTCCGCCCCGACGCTTCCGGTCAACGCCTTCAATCTGTTGTCTTTTCCTGGCTCCACGATGCTCGTCTGCGCCTTGGCGGGACTGGCGCTCGCCGGGTGCCAGAAACAAGAGGCGGCGGCAAAGAAGTTGCCGATCATGGTGCGCGCCGAAACGGTCAGGATCGCCGACTACGCGCCACGGACCTCGCTGACCGGCGTGATCGCCGCGCGCACGCTGAACAACCTATCTTTCCGGGTCGGCGGCCGGATCGCCGAGCGGCTCGTCGATGTCGGCCAGCATGTCGACAAGGACGCGGTGCTGGCCCGCATCGATCCGCAGGAGCAGGAATCCGACCTGCGCTCGGCACAGGCCGACCTCGATGCGGCGCAGGCGCAGTTGACGCAGGCCGCCGCAGCCTTCGAGCGCCAGAAGATCTTGCTCGGCCAGGGTTTCACCACGCGACGCGACTATGACACGGCGGATCAGACGCTTAAGGTGGCGCAAGGCAGCGTCAATGCCGCGCAAAGCGCGTTCGCGAATGCCAAGGAGAACTTGTCCTTCACCGAGCTCAAGGCCGGTGCGGCGGGCTTCATCACCGCCCGCCAGGTCGAAGCCGGGCAAGTGGTGCAGGCGGCGCAGACCGTCTTCACCATCGCCGAGGACGGCGATCGCGACGCGGTGTTCAACGTCCAGGAAACGCTGGTCGCGCGGACGCCGCAAACGCCGGCGGTGACGATCACGCTCTTGTCCGACCCGCAGGTCAGGGCGATGGGCAAGGTGCGCGAGATCTCGCCGGCGGTCGATCCGGCTTCGGGATCGATCCGGGTCAAGGTCGCCATTCCCGACACGCCCGCCGCCATGCCGCTGGGCGCGGCCGTGATCGGCTCGGCCAGCGCCAAGCCGATCAAGGCGATCCTGCTGCCCTGGCAGGCGCTGACCTCGACTGACGGCAAGCCGGCGGTCTGGGTGGTAGACCCATCGAGCAAGGCGGCTGCGACGACACCGGTCGAGGTGCTGGCCTATGATTCCGGCGTGGTCGTCATCAGCAGAGGGCTGGAGGCCGGCCAGAGCGTCGTCACCAATGGCGGCCAGTTGCTCAGCCCCGGACAGGCGATCGAGATCGCGGGAGCAGGCCAATGA
- a CDS encoding efflux RND transporter periplasmic adaptor subunit, producing the protein MKRLPRMLVPALLLLAPLAGCSQSEDKPPEIIRPVLSVVIEPRTIQTFGFAGSIEPQVSADLSFRLLGRVVARDVKVGDIVTKGTTIAALDPTALELAVQAAKAELSNAEAQFANAAASEERQRQLLAAANTTQAVFDAAQQARKAAEAGVERAKASLAKSQEQLGYARLFSDFDGVVTAVGAEVGQTVSPGQTVVTVARSDLREAVVDIPDRLTGDLAAGTPFQVILQSLPTIQTEAKLREMAPQAEGSTRTRRVRLTLTDPPIAFRLGSTVTATRMTKVTPTIELPLSALLEKDGAAKVWIVDPKTSSVSAHEVKVAAKSAATFTVTEGLEAGMRVVTAGVHSLTEGQQVKLQEGGAI; encoded by the coding sequence ATGAAAAGGCTGCCGCGCATGCTTGTGCCCGCCCTGCTGTTGCTTGCGCCGCTTGCCGGCTGTTCGCAATCGGAAGACAAGCCGCCGGAGATCATCCGGCCGGTGCTGTCGGTGGTGATCGAGCCGCGCACCATCCAGACCTTCGGCTTCGCCGGCTCGATCGAGCCGCAAGTCAGCGCCGACCTCTCCTTCCGCCTGCTCGGCCGTGTCGTCGCCCGCGACGTCAAGGTCGGCGACATCGTCACCAAGGGCACGACGATCGCAGCCCTCGACCCGACGGCGCTGGAGCTTGCGGTGCAGGCGGCCAAGGCCGAGCTTTCCAACGCCGAGGCGCAGTTCGCCAACGCCGCCGCCAGCGAGGAGCGCCAGCGCCAGCTGCTGGCCGCCGCCAACACCACCCAGGCCGTCTTCGATGCCGCGCAGCAGGCGCGCAAAGCGGCCGAGGCCGGCGTCGAGCGGGCCAAGGCCTCGCTTGCCAAATCGCAGGAGCAGCTCGGCTATGCGCGCCTGTTCTCGGATTTCGACGGCGTCGTTACCGCCGTCGGCGCCGAGGTCGGCCAGACCGTGTCGCCCGGCCAGACGGTGGTCACCGTGGCGCGCTCGGACCTGCGCGAGGCGGTGGTAGACATCCCCGACCGGCTCACCGGCGATCTCGCCGCCGGCACGCCGTTCCAGGTCATCCTGCAATCGCTGCCGACCATCCAGACCGAGGCCAAGCTGCGCGAGATGGCGCCGCAGGCCGAGGGCTCGACCCGCACCCGCCGTGTCCGGCTGACGCTCACCGACCCGCCGATAGCGTTCCGGCTCGGCTCGACGGTGACGGCGACGCGCATGACCAAGGTCACGCCGACGATCGAACTGCCGCTATCGGCGCTGCTCGAGAAGGACGGGGCCGCCAAGGTCTGGATCGTCGACCCGAAGACGTCGAGCGTCAGCGCGCACGAGGTGAAGGTGGCCGCCAAAAGCGCCGCCACCTTCACCGTCACCGAAGGGCTCGAGGCTGGCATGCGCGTCGTCACCGCGGGCGTCCACAGCCTCACCGAGGGTCAGCAGGTCAAGCTACAAGAAGGGGGAGCCATATGA